Proteins encoded by one window of Bactrocera oleae isolate idBacOlea1 chromosome 4, idBacOlea1, whole genome shotgun sequence:
- the LOC106623940 gene encoding endocuticle structural glycoprotein ABD-5: protein MAKLCEVLFISASIFALATAATIRNRPLAIGEPVVAVVQTEKEFVPIVKSVAERKDDGSFVFSYEGADGTQREEVGIVKNAGTDEETLEVSGSYRYYDADGQLIEVRYTAGENGFVPQGTNIPQEISAAAQAAAEVARRQPVEEK from the exons atggcGAAATTG TGTGAGGTCCTGTTCATTTCCGCTTCAATTTTCGCGTTGGCCACTGCTGCCACCATCCGCAATCGACCGCTGGCGATAGGCGAgccagttgttgctgttgtgcagACCGAGAAGGAGTTCGTACCAATTGTGAAATCGGTGGCGGAGCGAAAAGATGATGGTTCTTTCGTCTTCTCGTACGAGGGTGCTGACGGCACTCAGCGCGAGGAGGTTGGCATCGTAAAGAACGCTGGTACCGACGAGGAGACTTTGGAGGTTTCGGGCTCTTACCGTTACTACGATGCCGATGGTCAGCTGATCGAGGTGCGTTATACCGCTGGCGAAAATGGTTTTGTGCCACAAGGCACGAATATTCCACAAGAAATCTCGGCAGCGGCGCAAGCCGCAGCTGAGGTGGCTCGTCGCCAGCCGGTGGAAGAGAAATGA